From Melitaea cinxia chromosome 23, ilMelCinx1.1, whole genome shotgun sequence, the proteins below share one genomic window:
- the LOC123665141 gene encoding serine/arginine repetitive matrix protein 2-like has product MSGGRLVVLDRLGRDVKAYPLEDGLATIGSDPVCDIRVMLPQVSPHHATVVVHANQTVVRSVAGPTLVNGDLVSVAALRHRDILSIGGRSLRWEYSVARPRPLAPQPGMYLAIMSSLARREPRARARRRGSEPAARAVLEPAARASMPASSGGKQVAIVQPQRRDTSEQIDVSRSNSNSSMKRTPRTSRNDEQDSGNDGDSSVRQPPASGAQAAWPQARRTPLRLTALRAAHRRRHAARSPAPRKIRAPARIGERAPYVTQLLAGRRRAARRARYARPRGSVSALLYVTQLLAGRRRAARRARYARPRGSARRTPRKIRAPARIGERAPLCHTATGWPQARRTPRKIRAPARIGERAPYVTQLLAGRRRAARRTRYARPRGSARRTPRKIRAPARIGERAPLCHTATGWPQARRTPRKIRAPARIGERAPYVTQLLAGRRRAARRARYARPRGSVSALLYVTQLLAGRRRAARRARYARPRGSVSALLMSHSYWLAAGAPHAAQDTRARADRRAARRTRYARPRGSVSALLMSHSYWLAAGAPHAAQDTRARADRRAARRTRYARPRGSVSALLMSHSYWLAAGAPHAAQDTRARADRSALQRGLSAPLRCRSAGEGCPPSALRLLKNTRGRADQDHVDSGVLRFDHTKQAAIMLMTGHTPKSKQSPKQPSFVVKKPSPVRKTPKRKKSSPRKSPKSQNVSPRSPNISLKSPNASLKSPHVKKSRTPLVTPKRASTFSATRSSARGSGDHSASVLEITDSDSRTLPASNSSVGFARKSTPRSPALPTPKKSALKDPSAKKSTRKIESIKFDLSNLESSAQGRSSDILFVTETTNDNSFSSESGDEMSLHYSDTSTTQSPSPRRPIHSRSSRMLEKSLGSTFTPNTPSMVDNSTLTSESPRSKKSLRGSLIVQKALEKSDVESSRYSRRTTKSLSDQSYNTTVASARKTKTLSPRSSNQNLESYSIVDLVSIDSNESARSVYNSAASNNTTVTFGTPQTAASRATRSNNPSLLGSSTPFLNRSSSLKARNENRNSKRVSNISTRRSASLTTPENSTKHTPFNSTRISRVSRSRSRINDSDILLMDNEDEDASPKSSRRSKSGLSSSVVRKNISITASPTQSPLNGTVTPTNRHSPEEATTPVLSIQSLLDQSALSQSSTSSRHTQTRAKSASLKRKTIGANVSQPKKVRTSIKSKSLNLSSRRTMRARKTSSDSIVARSQILNNQVETPKSVVELVQEGVKNKHSTAKKPTSKRHLIDNLDESDFVKQLFNSPVKRKLSRSMTEFSKNHLFDDDVPSRPTRKTTALTGRTPDNSVLNESNAFTPEMFVSPLSTPGNSPNLSGVKRLFARKTPENDLRNVRGVKALLRTPRTRKSVRNDLSKVSGVKRVFARSPKNRLSDVRVKEVFASSPKNDLRRVSGVKSLFQSTRKPRSPKNTLEDVRGVKKLFQKSPENDLRRVSGVKRIIRINSPRNDLTDVRGVKQLYRDDIRNNLSDLSGVEELFHEPQDLDTTFDQLIGKPPVRSYTKSKSMVNITKKSKHTRMAQSLHDSIGLITNNVEEWLENELRKRVHKPEEPARSSNVSRELQTHSTHTVEGVSPTRAARIRNSTLTKSAEPEERQKSPSEVYSAHTLPLKKRSLADGGGSGSGGGGSVVEVRLPIKKRAVLHSTPMKGAGHVTLNASELGRVSPIAGERTTQLRKESPTKPSKARAQKVQVIAILEELAKPSPRRTRAKIQSSPQPVRATRRGKAKDVPVTNAKKRRSSIVITKKPPVMSPKPDPKTTKPKSLQEKAKEIATKESPKKTRSLRQRSQVSEEKVKTPKKTRAKANSKTVSITKSSPKPKSRSTRQAKNISEPAVTSNPVKETRRGKKTVNNKSVENETEQSKPEKAKRARKTTNVSESKPNVRRADVEAEAPVKRTRKTVQVIAESDQSQNKRTKGAKDKVVQQASVEPEPVRPTRGRKTKDNTVIPEINKRQKKAIIVDDPKPAVNHNEVAPRTSRRGKVKENVETAVTTNKRNVSKVKESVKDKAVPMRSAKAKENIVVKTVNKKGESNTSDNKKGSRGRNVSDKEVETVQEVSRRNPKTALKQNSEAKPLRGKKVTVAEEIPKPTSRKRKTKTEESVIEEETAGKRRRVTRAAVQTEVVQKPANRGRRR; this is encoded by the exons ATGTCAGGTGGTCGGTTGGTCGTGCTCGACCGTCTAGGGAGGGACGTGAAGGCGTACCCACTGGAAGATGGGTTGGCCACGATAGGGAGTGACCCAGTCTGCGATATCCGAGTGATGCTGCCGCAAGTCAGCCCTCATCATGCAACAGTTGTGGTTCATGCCAACCAG ACGGTAGTGCGCAGTGTGGCGGGTCCGACGCTGGTGAATGGAGATCTAGTTAGTGTGGCGGCATTGAGACACCGAGACATACTGTCCATAGGTGGTCGGTCGCTGCGCTGGGAGTATAGTGTTGCTCGGCCACGCCCATTGGCGCCCCAGCCCGGTATGTACTTAGCCATTATGTCTT CGCTGGCGCGCCGGGagccgcgcgcgcgcgcccgccgccgcggCAGCGAGCCGGCCGCGCGCGCCGTGCTGGAGCCCGCCGCGCGCGCCTCCATGCCCG cTTCGAGTGGTGGAAAGCAAGTGGCAATTGTGCAACCTCAACGAAGAGACACCTCTGAGCAAATTG atGTCTCGCGATCAAACTCAAATTCAAGCATGAAACGCACGCCGCGCACGAGTAGAAACGATGAGCAGGACTCTGGAAATGACGGTGACAGTTCTGTAAG GCAGCCCCCGGCGAGCGGCGCTCAGGCCGCGTGGCCGCAGGCGCGCCGCACGCCGCTGCGCCTGACCGCGCTGCGCGCCGCGCACCGCCGCCGGCACGCCGCGCGCTCGCCCGCGCCGCGCAAGATACGCGCGCCCGCGCGGATCGGTGAGCGCGCTCCTTATGTCACACAGCTACTGGCTGGCCGCAGGCGCGCCGCACGCCGCGCAAGATACGCGCGCCCGCGCGGATCGGTGAGCGCGCTCCTCTATGTCACACAGCTACTGGCTGGCCGCAGGCGCGCCGCACGCCGCGCAAGATACGCGCGCCCGCGCGGATCG GCGCGCCGCACGCCGCGCAAGATACGCGCGCCCGCGCGGATCGGTGAGCGCGCTCCTCTATGTCACACAGCTACTGGCTGGCCGCAGGCGCGCCGCACGCCGCGCAAGATACGCGCGCCCGCGCGGATCGGTGAGCGCGCTCCTTATGTCACACAGCTACTGGCTGGCCGCAGGCGCGCCGCACGCCGCACAAGATACGCGCGCCCGCGCGGATCG GCGCGCCGCACGCCGCGCAAGATACGCGCGCCCGCGCGGATCGGTGAGCGCGCTCCTCTATGTCACACAGCTACTGGCTGGCCGCAGGCGCGCCGCACGCCGCGCAAGATACGCGCGCCCGCGCGGATCGGTGAGCGCGCTCCTTATGTCACACAGCTACTAGCTGGCCGCAGGCGCGCCGCACGCCGCGCAAGATACGCGCGCCCGCGCGGATCGGTGAGCGCGCTCCTCTATGTCACACAGCTACTGGCTGGCCGCAGGCGCGCCGCACGCCGCGCAAGATACGCGCGCCCGCGCGGATCGGTGAGCGCGCTCCTTATGTCACACAGCTACTGGCTGGCCGCAGGCGCGCCGCACGCCGCACAAGATACGCGCGCCCGCGCGGATCG GCGCGCCGCACGCCGCACAAGATACGCGCGCCCGCGCGGATCGGTGAGCGCGCTCCTTATGTCACACAGCTACTGGCTGGCCGCAGGCGCGCCGCACGCCGCGCAAGATACGCGCGCCCGCGCGGATCG GCGCGCCGCACGCCGCACAAGATACGCGCGCCCGCGCGGATCGGTGAGCGCGCTCCTTATGTCACACAGCTACTGGCTGGCCGCAGGCGCGCCGCACGCCGCACAAGATACGCGCGCCCGCGCGGATCG CTCCGCTCTGCAGCGCGGGCTCAGCGCTCCCCTACGCTGCCGctcggcgggcgagggctgcccgcCCTCCGCGCTCCGGCTTCTAAAGAACACTAGGGGTAgagcagaccaagaccacgtggataGTGgagtgctccgattcg ATCACACGAAGCAAGCGGCGATTATGTTAATGACGGGGCACACGCCGAAGTCTAAGCAGAGCCCGAAGCAACCATCGTTTGTGGTTAAAAAGCCGAGCCCGGTGAGAAAAACTCCGAAACGAAAGAAATCCAGTCCGAGGAAATCCCCAAAGAGTCAAAATGTATCTCCAAGGAGTCCGAATATATCTCTAAAGAGTCCGAATGCATCGTTAAAAAGTCCGCATGTGAAGAAATCGAGGACTCCACTCGTGACTCCGAAACGCGCCAGTACCTTCTCAGCTACCCGTTCTAGTGCTAGAGGATCTGGTGACCATTCG GCGTCAGTATTAGAGATAACGGACTCGGATTCTCGGACACTTCCAGCCAGTAACTCGTCCGTTGGTTTCGCACGTAAGAGTACTCCGCGGTCGCCTGCACTACCGACACCTAAGAAATCGGCTCTCAAAGATCCCTCCGCAAAGAAAAGTACAAGGAAAATCGAGTCGATCAAATTCGATTTGAGTAACTTAGAGAGCAGCGCTCAAGGACGCTCATCGGATATCCTATTTGTAACCGAAACTACGAATGACAATTCGTTCAGCAGTGAATCGGGTGATGAGATGTCGTTGCACTACTCGGACACCTCCACTACCCAGTCACCGTCACCCAGAAGACCTATACATTCTAGAAGTAGTCGAATGCTTGAAAAATCGTTGGGATCTACGTTCACACCTAATACACCCTCGATGGTCGACAACAGTACTTTGACATCAGAGTCACCACGTAGTAAAAAATCTCTAAGAGGCAGTTTAATTGTGCAGAAAGCTCTAGAAAAATCTGACGTTGAATCGTCGAGATACTCTCGTAGGACTACAAAGAGTCTTTCTGATCAGAGTTACAACACAACAGTAGCGTCCGCTCGTAAAACAAAAACGTTAAGTCCGAGATCATCCAACCAAAACTTGGAATCGTATTCTATTGTTGATTTAGTTTCGATCGATTCGAATGAGTCTGCGAGGTCTGTATACAACTCCGCCGCTTCCAATAACACTACGGTGACTTTCGGCACTCCGCAAACGGCAGCTAGTCGGGCCACGAGGTCGAACAACCCGTCTTTATTGGGCTCCAGTACTCCATTTTTAAACAGGTCATCGTCACTAAAAGCTAGAAACGAAAACCGCAATTCAAAACGCGTGTCTAATATCTCTACAAGGAGGTCCGCTTCCCTCACGACCCCTGAAAACTCCACCAAACACACACCCTTCAATAGCACCAGGATATCCAGGGTTTCTCGTAGTCGCTCTCGAATTAATGACAGCGATATTTTACTTATGGACAATGAAGACGAGGACGCCTCACCGAAATCTTCGAGGCGCAGCAAGAGCGGTCTATCGAGTTCAGtagtaagaaaaaatatttccataACGGCCTCGCCGACTCAGAGCCCCTTAAACGGCACCGTAACACCGACGAATCGACATAGTCCCGAAGAAGCGACCACGCCTGTCCTTAGCATCCAAAGTCTTTTAGATCAAAGTGCGTTGAGCCAAAGTTCTACGAGCTCTCGACATACTCAAACGAGAGCAAAATCAGCTAGCCTAAAGAGAAAGACCATAGGAGCCAATGTTTCTCAACCTAAGAAAGTTAGAACAAGTATTAAGTCGAAGTCGTTAAATCTCAGCAGTAGGAGAACTATGCGAGCCAGGAAAACGTCATCTGATTCAATAGTCGCACGTAGTCAAATTTTAAACAACCAGGTCGAGACGCCGAAGAGTGTGGTTGAGTTAGTTCAAGAAGGagtgaaaaataaacattcGACTGCTAAGAAACCGACATCGAAACGACACTTAATAGACAACCTCGACGAATCAGACTTCGTCAAACAGCTGTTCAATAGCCCCGTCAAGAGGAAGTTGTCACGGAGCATGACAGAGTTTTCAAAGAATCACCTTTTCGACGATGATGTACCTTCGAGACCGACGAGAAAAACCACAGCATTAACGGGACGAACCCCGGATAATTCTGTGCTAAATGAATCGAACGCGTTTACACCGGAGATGTTCGTTAGTCCGTTGAGTACTCCGGGTAACAGTCCTAACTTGTCTGGAGTAAAGCGTCTTTTTGCTAGGAAGACCCCAGAAAATGACCTTAGAAACGTCAGAGGAGTGAAGGCTTTGCTGCGTACACCTCGAACCAGAAAGTCCGTCCGAAACGATCTAAGTAAAGTATCGGGAGTGAAAAGAGTGTTTGCTCGATCACCTAAAAACCGATTGAGTGACGTTAGAGTCAAAGAAGTATTCGCCTCGTCTCCTAAAAATGATTTAAGACGAGTATCAGGAGTTAAGTCATTATTTCAATCGACAAGGAAACCGAGGTCACCAAAAAATACATTAGAAGACGTTCGGGGAGTAAAGAAATTGTTTCAAAAATCTCCTGAAAACGATCTGCGACGAGTTTCCGGGGTGAAGAGGATAATACGGATCAACTCGCCGAGAAATGACCTGACCGACGTGAGAGGCGTCAAGCAACTGTATCGAGACGACATCCGGAATAACTTGAGCGACCTCAGCGGTGTCGAGGAACTGTTTCACGAACCGCAGGACCTCGACACCACCTTCGATCAACTTATCGGTAAACCACCCGTGAGGTCCTATACGAAATCTAAGAGCATGGTTAACATCACTAAAAAATCTAAGCACACACGCATGGCGCAATCTTTGCACGACTCGATCGGGCTAATAACGAACAACGTCGAGGAGTGGCTTGAGAACGAGCTCAGGAAACGAGTCCACAAGCCCGAGGAGCCCGCCAGGAGCTCCAATGTCTCACGGGAGCTACAGACACATTCCACCCACACTGTAGAGGGGGTTTCACCCACCCGCGCGGCTAGGATACGGAACAGTACACTGACCAAGAGTGCAGAACCGGAGGAACGGCAAAAGTCTCCATCGGAGGTTTACAGCGCTCACACGCTACCCCTAAAGAAACGCTCTCTGGCAGATGGGGGTGGTAGTGGTAGTGGCGGAGGTGGTAGTGTGGTGGAAGTACGGCTGCCAATAAAGAAGCGCGCCGTACTTCACTCCACGCCGATGAAGGGCGCGGGGCATGTCACTCTTAATGCCTCGGAGTTAGGACGCGTATCGCCCATCGCTGGGGAACG GACGACACAACTAAGAAAAGAGTCGCCGACAAAACCGTCAAAAGCTAGGGCCCAAAAAGTGCAAGTTATTGCTATACTCGAGGAACTAGCGAAACCGTCTCCAAGAAGAACACGCGCTAAAATACAAAGTAGTCCTCAACCAGTGAGAGCGACTAGACGTGGGAAAGCGAAAGACGTACCTGTGACTAACGCGAAAAAGAGGCGATCCTCTATAGTCATAACTAAGAAACCACCTGTAATGAGTCCTAAACCTGATCCAAAAACCACTAAACCAAAATCTTTACAAGAAAAAGCTAAAGAAATCGCAACTAAAGAAAGTCCAAAGAAAACGAGGTCATTAAGACAAAGGTCTCAGGTCTCAGAAGAAAAAGTTAAAACTCCTAAAAAAACCAGAGCTAAAGCAAATTCAAAAACAGTATCCATAACTAAATCGTCTCCAAAACCCAAATCTAGATCTACGAGACAAGCTAAGAATATTTCAGAACCAGCTGTTACAAGTAATCCTGTCAAGGAAACGAGAAGGGGAAAGAAAACTGTTAATAACAAAAGTGTAGAAAATGAGACGGAACAATCAAAACCTGAAAAAGCTAAACGAGCTCGTAAAACTACAAATGTAAGTGAATCTAAACCAAACGTTCGGCGGGCAGATGTTGAAGCCGAAGCACCTGTTAAAAGAACTAGGAAAACTGTTCAAGTAATTGCTGAAAGTGATCAATCACAGAATAAAAGGACCAAAGGCGCTAAAGATAAAGTTGTACAACAAGCCAGCGTAGAACCAGAACCTGTTCGACCAACGCGAGGACGTAAAACTAAAGACAATACTGTTATACCAGAAATTAACAAAAGGCAAAAAAAGGCAATTATAGTTGATGATCCTAAACCTGCCGTAAATCACAATGAAGTTGCGCCGAGAACAAGCAGACGCGGCAAAGTTAAAGAAAATGTAGAAACGGCAGTTACTACTAATAAAAGGAATGTTTCGAAAGTCAAAGAAAGTGTAAAAGATAAAGCAGTTCCTATGAGGAGTGCTAAAGCTAAAGAAAATATCGTCgtaaaaacagtaaataaaaaaggtgaaAGTAATACGAGTGACAATAAAAAAGGAAGCAGAGGGAGAAACGTTAGTGACAAAGAAGTAGAGACAGTACAAGAAGTTAGCAGAAGAAATCCAAAGACTGCTTTAAAACAGAACAGTGAAGCAAAACCTCTTCGAGGCAAAAAG
- the LOC123665225 gene encoding uncharacterized protein LOC123665225: MEVNNQHNQSYWFVVREDQSNVIFSSNNFTIHNPQISGQEARYVVDTVDNRQYIHVENVQSAEETQKIFTKESVLPNNGENFWDRNKIKLLLTLCLENKFKCPNNDKMVWNEIAILVGTTPEECDKKYKNLRKTFISLLKKKRLGKEIKWIHYNICEEVFKDCKSLSPAVLEPWEDSKVRKLLTLYIENINRFRSSEYLQKDVWKDIASQLKTTEYNCYHKFKNLKRTYFNWVERSRESGKLIKWPYHDYFDRIFYNYSPDIGPWDRNKIRQLIHAYSEMAHKFKSPKYQKKELWKEIARKIGETSSNCDRKFRNLKQTYIRLKMRADSGRSMTKWRYYKDFASIFETDSSYTISDDRQVVYKPHEQDYVKQLLTFYIDNKQKFKDPLIKKRSLWKQIGPQLGLSAEECDKKFRNLKQTFIRLAEKKKDTGKDNGWPYYPYFEQIYDEPKMPKKECGHKCNIDMTISDIRNLVRNQDNSEKEKFEKLMKAIEDSNSIQRERNRILQALLNRK, from the exons ATGGAAGTCAATAATCAACATAACCAAAGTTACTGGTTCGTTGTAAGAGAAGATCAAAGCAACGTTATATTCAgtagtaataattttactattcaTAATCCCCAAA TTTCAGGTCAAGAAGCTAGATATGTTGTAGACACGGTTGATAACAGACAGTACATTCATGTAGAGAATGTTCAATCTGCAGAAGAAACTCAGAAAATCTTTACTAAAGAAAGTGTTTTACCTAATAATGGAGAAAATTTTTGGGACAGAAACAAAATCAAGCTTTTACTCACACTCTGTttagaaaacaaatttaaatgtccaaataatgataaaatggTTTGGAATGAAATAGCAATCCTCGTCGGAACTACACCTGAGGAGTGTGATAAGAAATATAAGAACCTTCGCAAAACATTTATAAGCTTGCTTAAAAAGAAGAGGTTGGGAAAGGAAATAAAATGGATACATTACAATATTTGTGAAGAGGTCTTTAAAGACTGTAAATCACTATCCCCAGCTGTTTTGGAACCCTGGGAAGACTCTAAAGTGAGGAAGCTTCTTACtctttatattgaaaatattaataggtTCAGAAGTTCAGAATATTTACAAAAAGATGTCTGGAAGGATATTGCCTCTCAGCTAAAAACTACAGAGTATAATTGTTACCATAagtttaagaatttaaaaagaaCTTATTTCAATTGGGTGGAGAGAAGTCGTGAATCTGGAAAATTAATCAAATGGCCTTATCACGATTACTTTGATAGGATATTTTATAACTACAGCCCAGATATTGGCCCATGGGATAGGAATAAAATCAGACAACTTATTCATGCTTACTCTGAAATGGCACACAAGTTTAAGAGTCCCAAGTACCAGAAAAAGGAATTGTGGAAAGAAATTGCCAGAAAAATTGGCGAAACCTCAAGCAACTGTGATAGAAAATtcagaaatttaaaacaaacatatataagattaaaaatgAGAGCAGACTCTGGTAGGTCTATGACAAAATGGAGATATTACAAAGATTTTGCCTCAATTTTCGAAACAGATTCTTCTTATACAATTAGTGATGACAGACAAGTAGTGTATAAACCCCACGAGCAGGACTATGTGAAGCAACTTCTCACTTTTTATATTGACAATAAACAGAAATTTAAAGACCCACTGATAAAGAAGAGATCACTGTGGAAACAAATTGGCCCCCAGTTAGGTCTGTCTGCAGAGGAATGCGacaaaaaatttagaaatttaaaacagACTTTTATTAGACTAGCCGAAAAGAAGAAAGACACAGGGAAAGATAATGGGTGGCCGTATTACCCATATTTTGAACAGATTTATGACGAGCCAAAGATGCCTAAAAAAGAATGTGGTCACAAATGCAACATAGACATGACAATATCAGACATAAGGAATTTGGTTCGTAACCAAGACAACAGTGAAAAAGAAAAGTTCGAGAAGCTTATGAAAGCCATAGAGGACTCAAACAGTATACAGAGGGAGAGAAACAGAATATTACAAGCCTTACTTAATAGAAAATGA
- the LOC123665227 gene encoding nucleoplasmin-like protein isoform X1 has protein sequence MSDEYFYGITLSSSHKTETWDPEAKAEYPRSNKLLIRQALLGPDAQPDELNVVQVETMCLQESIKIPVAILKVGETRQARLDIEFPDAPVTFTLMQGSGPVHLIGQHLLGALVEEFEDMEEMEEEMLDEEEGEDAQFKEDENKRKGPSGKRKTNEDEDDEEGEGQKGKKAKMSNNAKGKAPSPKKNAKK, from the exons ATGTCTGACGAATATTTCTACG GTATAACTCTGTCATCATCACACAAGACAGAAACATGGGACCCCGAAGCCAAAGCGGAATATCCCCGCAGTAATAAGTTACTCATTCGTCAAGCCCTACTCGGTCCAGATGCACAGCCCGACGAGCTAAACGTTGTACAG GTGGAGACAATGTGTCTTCAGGAGTCCATTAAAATCCCTGTCGCTATCCTTAAAGTGGGAGAGACGAGGCAAGCACGTCTTGATATTGAATTCCCAGATGCGCCTGTCACCTTCACACTCATGCAG GGATCAGGGCCTGTACATCTGATAGGTCAGCATCTCTTGGGGGCTCTGGTTGAAGAGTTCGAAGATATGGAGGAGATGGAAGAGGAAATGCTTGATGAGGAGGAAGGTGAAGACGCTCAGTTTAAG GAAGATGAGAATAAACGGAAAGGACCTTCAGGCAAACGCAAGACGAATGAG GATGAAGACGATGAGGAAGGTGAAGGGCAAAAAGGCAAAAAAGCCAAAATGTCAAACAATGCCAAAGGCAAAGCACCCTCGCCCAAGAAGAATGCCAAGAAGTGA
- the LOC123665227 gene encoding nucleoplasmin-like protein isoform X2 — MSDEYFYGITLSSSHKTETWDPEAKAEYPRSNKLLIRQALLGPDAQPDELNVVQVETMCLQESIKIPVAILKVGETRQARLDIEFPDAPVTFTLMQGSGPVHLIGQHLLGALVEEFEDMEEMEEEMLDEEEGEDAQFKDEDDEEGEGQKGKKAKMSNNAKGKAPSPKKNAKK; from the exons ATGTCTGACGAATATTTCTACG GTATAACTCTGTCATCATCACACAAGACAGAAACATGGGACCCCGAAGCCAAAGCGGAATATCCCCGCAGTAATAAGTTACTCATTCGTCAAGCCCTACTCGGTCCAGATGCACAGCCCGACGAGCTAAACGTTGTACAG GTGGAGACAATGTGTCTTCAGGAGTCCATTAAAATCCCTGTCGCTATCCTTAAAGTGGGAGAGACGAGGCAAGCACGTCTTGATATTGAATTCCCAGATGCGCCTGTCACCTTCACACTCATGCAG GGATCAGGGCCTGTACATCTGATAGGTCAGCATCTCTTGGGGGCTCTGGTTGAAGAGTTCGAAGATATGGAGGAGATGGAAGAGGAAATGCTTGATGAGGAGGAAGGTGAAGACGCTCAGTTTAAG GATGAAGACGATGAGGAAGGTGAAGGGCAAAAAGGCAAAAAAGCCAAAATGTCAAACAATGCCAAAGGCAAAGCACCCTCGCCCAAGAAGAATGCCAAGAAGTGA